One window from the genome of Magnolia sinica isolate HGM2019 chromosome 4, MsV1, whole genome shotgun sequence encodes:
- the LOC131242251 gene encoding transcription initiation factor TFIID subunit 7, protein MEEQFILRVPPSVAERIERLLNENPSSSEDNSLDLSFSEDGRSGTFVIGNDHFPASLLDLPGIVESCKTYDDNVLIKTTDIGQIIMVREEVDSAPEGVESRHGLTPPMRDARRRRFRREPDLNPELVQRVEKDLVNIMAGGTAENVDVEVVEHEEDGDENARNAPEKTAAAPPQKPEAPEEAGMNGGEPDRSDSDDSDDSI, encoded by the exons ATGGAAGAGCAGTTCATACTCCGTGTCCCGCCATCGGTTGCAGAGCGGATCGAACGCCTTCTCAACGAGAATCCGTCTTCTTCTGAAGACAATTCATTGGATTTATCTTTCTCAG AGGATGGAAGAAGTGGTACATTTGTCATCGGGAACGACCATTTTCCCGCCTCTCTTCTAGATCTTCCTGGCATTGTGGAGTCATGCAAAACTTATGATGATAATGTGCTGATTAAAACCACCGATATTGGTCAG ATAATCATGGTAAGAGAAGAGGTCGATTCTGCTCCAGAAGGGGTTGAGTCCAGGCATGGCCTTACCCCTCCAATGAGGGATGCTCGCAGGAGAAGGTTCCGTAGAGAACCTGATCTAAAT CCAGAACTTGTCCAACGGGTTGAGAAAGATCTAGTGAACATCATGGCTGGTGGAACAGCAGAGAATGTCGAT GTTGAAGTAGTCGAGCACGAGGAAGATGGCGACGAGAATGCACGTAATGCACCAGAGAAAACTGCAGCTGCACCCCCACAGAAGCCAGAGGCTCCGGAGGAGGCAGGAATGAACGGTGGTGAGCCTGATAGAAGCGACTCTGATGACTCTGATGATTCAATATAG